From a region of the Candidatus Jettenia caeni genome:
- a CDS encoding glycoside hydrolase, which yields MPRELTIGNGSLQVMFDDAYRLRDIYFPHVGQENHTVGHAFRFGIFIDGQLSWIHEPDWERVLVYKPDTLVTAVKLINQRFELMLDCRDAVDFHDNIYLREVIVHNLANRLREIRLFFHQDFHLYENNIADTALYEPRLQAIIHYKANRYFLVNAKVDTMIGIEEWAIGIKEYGRAEGTWRDAEDGQLGKNPIEQGSVDSTIALRMTLPVHGQAACYYWITAGTKFSEIRSLNAIVIDKSPVELIDHTEDYWRIWMTKGLPNFADLPSGIVDLYKRSLLTIRTMTDNHGGIIAANDSDLLQFGRDTYSYVWPRDAARAAYALTRTGYIDIPRNFFRFCADVITDEGYLLHKYNPDRSLGSSWHPWYAREQMEIPIQEDGTALVLWALWQHFIRHKDIDFANQLYKHFIIRAADFLEDYRFEDTGLPRPSYDLWEERYGVHTFTVATVYGGLIAAAHFAESFRDQPLAEKYRRAAFEIQEAAKRILYSPQDGRFAQRFNPDTKELDLTIDASLFGVTAFGLFPADNPMVVSTMRQIEDRLTVKTEVGGIARYERDRFVSVTEDFKRIPGNPWIICTLWLAQYKIAAAHSLEQLQSVIDILLWVTRHTRPSGALPEQLHPFGERLISVCPLSWSHAEFIITVLDYLDKYYLLGGNKR from the coding sequence ATGCCGCGAGAATTGACTATTGGTAACGGATCACTGCAAGTAATGTTTGACGATGCTTATCGACTACGCGATATTTACTTCCCGCATGTCGGTCAGGAAAACCATACTGTTGGGCATGCCTTTCGCTTCGGTATCTTTATCGATGGACAATTGAGCTGGATACACGAACCAGATTGGGAACGGGTACTCGTTTATAAGCCTGACACACTAGTAACTGCTGTAAAGCTTATCAATCAGAGGTTTGAGCTTATGTTGGATTGTCGGGATGCCGTGGACTTTCACGATAACATCTATCTGCGGGAAGTGATTGTTCATAACCTGGCTAACCGTTTGCGAGAAATTCGTCTGTTTTTCCACCAGGACTTTCACCTTTACGAGAATAACATTGCCGATACGGCTCTTTACGAACCTCGACTTCAAGCTATTATCCATTACAAGGCTAACCGTTATTTTTTAGTCAATGCTAAGGTAGATACAATGATCGGTATCGAGGAGTGGGCAATCGGGATCAAGGAATATGGAAGAGCAGAAGGGACATGGCGTGATGCTGAGGATGGACAGCTCGGCAAGAATCCGATCGAACAGGGCTCAGTAGACTCGACTATTGCTCTGAGGATGACACTGCCTGTGCATGGCCAAGCTGCTTGTTATTATTGGATAACTGCTGGAACGAAATTCAGTGAAATAAGATCTCTTAATGCCATCGTTATCGATAAATCTCCGGTTGAATTGATTGATCACACAGAGGATTATTGGCGTATATGGATGACCAAAGGTCTACCCAATTTTGCTGATCTGCCATCTGGTATAGTTGATCTCTACAAGCGTAGTCTTTTAACGATCCGCACAATGACTGATAATCATGGAGGGATCATTGCTGCCAACGATTCAGACCTTTTGCAATTTGGGCGTGATACCTACAGTTATGTTTGGCCCCGGGATGCGGCGCGGGCGGCATATGCCCTCACCCGTACAGGATATATTGATATACCTCGCAATTTTTTCCGTTTCTGTGCAGACGTTATAACCGATGAAGGCTACCTTCTTCATAAATATAATCCGGATAGAAGCCTGGGAAGCTCCTGGCATCCATGGTACGCCCGTGAGCAGATGGAGATACCTATTCAGGAGGATGGAACAGCACTGGTACTCTGGGCTCTATGGCAGCATTTTATTCGCCATAAAGATATCGATTTTGCAAATCAGCTTTATAAGCATTTTATCATCCGTGCAGCAGATTTTTTAGAGGATTACCGTTTTGAGGACACCGGATTACCACGCCCTTCCTATGATTTATGGGAAGAACGATATGGTGTACATACCTTTACCGTTGCAACAGTTTACGGCGGACTTATCGCCGCAGCGCATTTTGCAGAAAGTTTTAGAGATCAGCCTTTAGCTGAAAAGTATCGAAGGGCAGCATTCGAAATACAAGAAGCAGCAAAACGTATCCTCTATAGTCCTCAAGATGGGCGATTCGCACAACGATTTAATCCTGACACGAAAGAGCTAGATCTCACCATTGATGCGAGTTTGTTTGGTGTAACCGCTTTTGGTCTTTTTCCCGCTGATAATCCGATGGTTGTTTCCACAATGAGACAAATCGAAGACCGCCTGACAGTAAAGACCGAGGTTGGTGGCATTGCCCGTTACGAGCGTGACCGGTTTGTTTCTGTAACAGAAGATTTCAAACGGATACCGGGAAACCCCTGGATCATATGCACACTCTGGTTGGCACAATATAAAATAGCGGCAGCACACTCGCTGGAACAACTACAGAGTGTGATTGATATTTTACTATGGGTAACCCGACATACACGTCCCTCAGGTGCACTACCAGAGCAGTTACATCCTTTTGGCGAACGCCTTATTTCGGTGTGCCCATTAAGCTGGAGTCATGCTGAATTTATCATTACCGTCCTGGACTACCTCGATAAATATTATCTTCTAGGAGGAAACAAGCGATGA
- a CDS encoding putative heme protein, producing the protein MITILGGCKESEIHYSHAKHMERGLKDCNFCHSYKDDLQPDWPKMAKCLICHMKYYDTKNLQSCLFCHTKPGMKITVKHVIPKKYQELKFTHKVHLENNVACNQCHVGIEKRDTITPDILPTMYNTCMPCHRKRGKERIACNVCHKYIRKDRMPLYHEDRWVNHDDPLWIQKHGNEFYYNQDYCKRCHESLDSCVNCHQDQKPRSHNNAWRRRTHGFAASWDRKKCMVCHQEDFCVRCHESTTPLNHVASWGSPRNRHCRNCHIPVSNVSCTVCHPDPTHPSAIDSPHPPFTGLPCLECHPGGPPNPPHPSLDDIGIECTVCHKR; encoded by the coding sequence ATGATAACGATATTAGGAGGTTGTAAAGAGTCTGAGATCCATTACAGCCATGCCAAGCATATGGAAAGAGGCTTAAAGGACTGTAACTTCTGTCATTCCTATAAAGATGATCTTCAACCGGATTGGCCTAAAATGGCAAAATGCCTTATTTGTCATATGAAATATTATGATACCAAAAATCTACAATCTTGCTTGTTTTGCCATACGAAACCCGGAATGAAAATAACGGTTAAGCATGTTATACCCAAAAAATATCAGGAATTAAAATTTACCCATAAGGTACATCTGGAAAATAACGTAGCATGTAATCAATGCCATGTAGGCATTGAGAAGAGAGATACCATTACTCCTGATATACTTCCTACCATGTACAATACCTGCATGCCATGTCACAGGAAAAGAGGGAAGGAAAGGATCGCATGCAATGTTTGCCATAAGTACATTCGAAAGGATCGTATGCCCCTCTACCATGAAGACCGCTGGGTTAATCACGATGACCCACTATGGATACAAAAGCATGGAAATGAATTTTATTATAATCAAGATTACTGTAAACGGTGCCATGAGAGCCTAGATTCATGTGTTAACTGCCATCAAGACCAAAAACCCAGAAGTCATAATAATGCATGGCGGAGAAGAACTCACGGATTTGCTGCATCATGGGATCGGAAGAAATGTATGGTTTGTCATCAAGAGGACTTTTGTGTCCGATGTCATGAGAGTACAACTCCTTTAAACCATGTAGCCTCTTGGGGTAGCCCAAGAAATCGTCACTGTCGAAATTGCCATATTCCTGTATCAAATGTTTCATGTACGGTATGCCATCCTGATCCGACGCATCCATCAGCTATTGATTCTCCTCATCCACCTTTTACAGGATTACCATGCCTGGAGTGTCATCCTGGCGGACCCCCCAACCCACCCCATCCTTCTCTTGATGATATTGGTATTGAATGTACCGTTTGCCATAAAAGATAA